From the genome of Lotus japonicus ecotype B-129 chromosome 6, LjGifu_v1.2, one region includes:
- the LOC130726494 gene encoding RING-H2 finger protein ATL66-like translates to MSSPDTRSLNWRYTEIDDRDLEIRGRTLFFIIVLFSIIILVAVLFFYTRWICRYHNDLSVPTAFHAPPRPAQQGLPPTAIKKLPIILHQAPADTDGGAWEDMECSICLGEFRDGEKLKVLPACEHSFHCECVDKWLTHHSSCPLCRASLKVESLFPKILIQEPPIRIDIRL, encoded by the coding sequence ATGTCCAGCCCAGATACTCGCTCACTGAACTGGCGCTACACGGAGATTGACGACAGGGATCTTGAAATCCGAGGCAGGACACTGTTCTTCATCATCGTGCTGTTCTCCATTATAATCCTCGTCGCGGTTCTCTTCTTCTACACGCGCTGGATCTGCCGCTACCACAACGACCTCTCTGTCCCCACCGCCTTCCACGCGCCGCCGCGTCCGGCGCAGCAGGGGCTGCCCCCCACCGCGATCAAGAAGCTTCCCATAATCCTGCACCAGGCACCGGCGGACACTGACGGCGGCGCGTGGGAGGACATGGAGTGCAGCATCTGCCTTGGGGAGTTCAGGGACGGTGAGAAGCTGAAGGTGTTGCCGGCGTGTGAACATAGTTTTCACTGTGAGTGTGTTGATAAGTGGCTCACTCATCATTCTAGTTGTCCATTGTGTAGGGCTTCTCTTAAGGTTGAATCTTTGTTTCCAAAGATTTTGATTCAGGAACCACCCATTAGAATTGACATCCGGTTATAG